The Halopelagius inordinatus genome contains a region encoding:
- a CDS encoding ArsR/SmtB family transcription factor, which produces MALLESDVPIREVVTTDPEKAKALENDVRAKILDMLAAEEMTIEEIHDELHRRGEEKAETTVRHHVNVLKDAGMVEIARLEEAGGGTRKFYKSNTRVFSYELPEEADETLAGAQSTTSEELASLIETLYTKHGTEIEAVAREMKPCEYCDTQHYEEFIVRELLNRALIELGESGTLDDVFSTDD; this is translated from the coding sequence ATGGCGCTCCTCGAATCCGACGTGCCGATCCGCGAAGTCGTGACGACAGACCCGGAGAAAGCGAAAGCGTTGGAGAACGACGTCCGGGCGAAGATCCTCGATATGCTCGCTGCCGAAGAAATGACGATCGAAGAGATTCACGACGAACTGCATCGTCGCGGTGAGGAGAAGGCCGAGACGACGGTGCGCCACCACGTGAACGTCCTGAAGGATGCGGGAATGGTCGAGATCGCCCGGCTCGAGGAAGCTGGCGGCGGAACGCGGAAGTTCTACAAGTCGAACACGCGGGTCTTCTCCTATGAGCTCCCGGAAGAAGCAGACGAAACCCTTGCGGGGGCGCAGTCCACCACGTCCGAGGAGTTGGCATCCCTCATTGAGACGCTGTATACGAAACACGGTACTGAGATCGAGGCGGTCGCCCGCGAAATGAAGCCCTGTGAGTACTGCGACACCCAGCACTACGAGGAGTTCATCGTTCGCGAACTCCTGAACCGTGCCCTCATTGAGTTGGGCGAGAGCGGCACACTTGACGACGTATTCTCGACCGACGACTAA